Proteins encoded by one window of Aspergillus puulaauensis MK2 DNA, chromosome 4, nearly complete sequence:
- a CDS encoding uncharacterized protein (COG:G;~EggNog:ENOG410PGHU;~InterPro:IPR011701,IPR036259;~PFAM:PF07690;~TransMembrane:12 (i44-69o81-98i110-129o141-160i172-191o203-223i272-296o308-329i336-356o362-384i396-417o429-452i);~go_function: GO:0022857 - transmembrane transporter activity [Evidence IEA];~go_process: GO:0055085 - transmembrane transport [Evidence IEA]) — MSKDDIKSTIPVEEHQTAYDKGELLEASSDETVSRLKWKLDLRLLPLLCLTYALQSIDKTTLSYAAVFGLQDDLHLTGSEYSWLGAIFYLGYLVWEFPTNIMLQKLPVNHFMSATVIIWGAVLMCHGASHNFAGQAAARTFLGVFEASINPGTMLLFSMYYSRSEQPLRMGIWIGSAGLGYVIAGIASFGIGHIQAAIASWRILYIIWGAITVAWGVVLLVFLPGSPLTTRFLDEGERGLVLARVRNNGTGVEDKKFKWPQFMEAMMDLKTWLLFLFAVASNSPNGGLTSFQGLIIKGMGFSTLKTTLIQMPSGGVQLIICPLACFFATHYPNSRILIMLLCILPFLVGVLGLWLLPSSNPYGRLVCLWISFAYTAAWTLCMSIATANTAGHTKKITTNAMVIIGYCLGNFVGPFFFKSAQAPVYELGVGMMFFCIGVQVFCLLGLWGLLWIRNWKRRTVYREAGVDDGVRQTMAYERGMRDETDLENEYFQYVY; from the exons ATGTCCAAAGACGATATCAAGAGCACCATCCCCGTCGAGGAGCACCAAACAGCCTACGATAAGGGCGAGCTTCTGGAAGCAAGCAGCGACGAAACAGTCTCCCGGCTCAAATGGAAGCTGGACCTACGTCTACTCCCTCTTCTATGTCTCACCTACGCTCTCCAATCCATCGACAAAACAACGCTGAGTTACGCCGCCGTCTTCGGTCTCCAAGATGACCTGCACCTAACAGGGTCGGAGTACTCGTGGCTAGGCGCGATCTTCTACCTAGGATATCTGGTCTGGGAGTTTCCGACGAATATCATGCTCCAGAAACTCCCTGTCAATCACTTTATGTCGGCGACT GTCATCATCTGGGGCGCTGTCCTGATGTGCCACGGCGCATCGCATAATTTCGCAGGACAGGCGGCGGCGCGTACATTCCTTGGTGTGTTCGAAGCTTCAATCAACCCCGGTacaatgctgctgttctccaTGTACTACTCGCGCAGTGAGCAGCCTCTCCGAATGGGTATCTGGATTGGCTCTGCTGGACTCGGCTATGTGATTGCCGGAATCGCGAGTTTTGGAATCGGACATATCCAGGCTGCGATTGCGAGTTGGAGAATCCTTTATATCATCTGGGGTGCGATAACCGTGGCATGGGGTGTGGTCCTGCTGGTCTTCCTGCCGGGGTCTCCACTAACCACGAGGTTTCTGGACGAGGGTGAACGAGGCCTGGTTCTGGCTAGGGTTAGGAATAATGGAACAGGTGTTGAGGATAAGAAATTCAAGTGGCCGCAGTTtatggaggcgatgatggatcTCAAGAcgtggttgttgtttctctttGCGGTGGCTAGTAATTCGCCGAATGGGGGGTTGACTTCG TTCCAAGGCCTGATTATCAAGGGGATGGGATTCTCTACGTTGAAGACGACACTGATCCAGATGCCGTCTGGTGGTGTGCAGCTCATCATCTGCCCTCTTGCCTG CTTCTTTGCAACTCACTACCCCAACTCCCGTATTCTCATTATgctcctctgcatcctccccttcctaGTCGGTGTCCTGGGCCTCTggctcctcccctcctcaaacccctACGGCCGCCTCGTCTGTCTCTGGATCTCCTTCGCATACACCGCAGCCTGGACACTCTGTATGTCCATCGCAACAGCCAACACGGCGGGCCACACGAAGAAAATCACCACGAACGCCATGGTGATCATCGGGTACTGCCTTGGCAACTTTGTCGGTCCGTTCTTCTTTAAGAGTGCCCAGGCGCCGGTTTACGAGCTCGGAGTGGGCATGATGTTCTTTTGTATCGGGGTGCAGGTATTCTGTTTACTGGGGTTGTGGGGATTGCTTTGGatcaggaactggaagaggaggactgTTTATAGGGAGGCCggggttgatgatggggtTCGCCAGACGATGGCGTATGAGAGGGGGATGAGGGATGAGACGGACTTGGAGAATGAGTATTTTCAG TACGTGTACTAG
- a CDS encoding dipeptidase (COG:O;~EggNog:ENOG410PG7J;~InterPro:IPR008257,IPR032466;~MEROPS:MER0032370;~PFAM:PF01244;~go_function: GO:0070573 - metallodipeptidase activity [Evidence IEA];~go_process: GO:0006508 - proteolysis [Evidence IEA]) gives MAQPTHPYQSLNIDERVKRVLLKTPLIDGHNDLPQQPRAITHGKIYNTPKFDLEKGFERGMTDIPRLRAVGGQFWSICVPCLRSAENFSTPEYSDMARDAIEQIDLTLRLVEAYPDVFKLVDGPGDVKRVYAEGKIACSIGIEGLHMAGNSIGIIRAFYRLGVRYCTLTHVCNNAFADSSTSKVGPVHGGLSSLGRSAIIEMNRLGMIIDCSHVSEECARQVLSLTRAPVMFSHSNVKAVFDCPRNIPDDVIDMVRENNGIIMVTFVPEHVTTRRAEAKMEMVLDHLFYITERIGWEFVGLGSDFDGIASVIPGLEDVKCYPKLLQAILDRGATEEQLGMVAGENILRVWSAVEKVRDQMKAEGVLPVEDIWEERTWWRYDGYYQMPDPDPEDKLGLGWYGVPPPEEGLYLKE, from the exons ATGGCACAACCGACCCATCCATATCAATCTTTGAACATCGACGAACGAGTCAAGCGCGTTCTCTTAAAGACACCATTAATAGACGGGCACAATGACCTCCCCCAACAGCCACGAGCAATCACGCACGGCAAGATCTACAACACCCCGAAGTTCGATCTGGAGAAGGGCTTCGAGCGGGGAATGACGGATATCCCTCGACTAC GAGCTGTCGGGGGCCAATTCTGGTCCATCTGCGTCCCGTGTCTGAGGTCTGCAGAGAACTTCTCGACCCCGGAGTACTCGGACATGGCCAGGGATGCGATTGAACAGATCGACCTGACCCTGAGGCTGGTTGAGGCTTATCCGGATGTATTCAAACTCGTCGACGGACCGGGCGATGTGAAGAGGGTTTACGCCGAGGGGAAGATTGCCTGTTCCATTGGCATCGAAGG ACTGCACATGGCCGGAAACAGCATCGGAATAATCCGCGCCTTCTACAGGCTAGGCGTTCGATAT TGCACCCTCACCCACGTCTGTAACAATGCCTTCGCCGACAGTTCCACATCAAAAGTCGGACCTGTCCACGGCGGTCTATCGAGTCTTGGCCGGTCCGCTATCATCGAGATGAATAGACTAGGGATGATAATCGACTGCTCGCATGTATCTGAGGAGTGTGCGCGGCAGGTACTAAGCCTCACGCGTGCGCCGGTGATGTTCTCGCATTCCAACGTAAAAGCTGTGTTTGATTGTCCGCGGAATATTCCGGATGATGTTATCGATATGGTACGCGAGAATAACGGGATTATCATGGTTACGTTTGTGCCGGAGCATGTTACGACTAGGCGCGCGGAGGCaaagatggagatggtgcttgATCATCTGTTCTATATTACCGAGCGGATTGGATGGGAGTTTGTTGGGTTGGGGTCAGATTTTGATGGGATTGCGTCTGTTATACCTGGGTTAGAGGATGTCAAGTGCTATCCAAAGCTGTTGCAGGCGATTCTTGATCGGGGAGCGACGGAGGAGCAGTTGGGCATGGTGGCGGGGGAGAATATCCTTAGGGTTTGGAGCGCCGTTGAGAAGGTCAGGGATCAGATGAAGGCTGAAGGTGTTCTTCCTGTTGAGGATATCTGGGAGGAGCGTACTTGGTGGAGATATGATGGGTACTATCAAATGcctgatcctgatccagAAGATAAACTGGGTTTGGGATGGTATGGGGTGCCACCACCAGAGGAGGGATTGTATCTTAAGGAATAG
- a CDS encoding uncharacterized protein (COG:V;~EggNog:ENOG410Q1YZ;~InterPro:IPR006094,IPR010031,IPR036318,IPR016169, IPR007173,IPR016167,IPR016166;~PFAM:PF01565;~SECRETED:SignalP(1-20);~go_component: GO:0016020 - membrane [Evidence IEA];~go_function: GO:0003885 - D-arabinono-1,4-lactone oxidase activity [Evidence IEA];~go_function: GO:0016491 - oxidoreductase activity [Evidence IEA];~go_function: GO:0016899 - oxidoreductase activity, acting on the CH-OH group of donors, oxygen as acceptor [Evidence IEA];~go_function: GO:0050660 - flavin adenine dinucleotide binding [Evidence IEA];~go_function: GO:0071949 - FAD binding [Evidence IEA];~go_process: GO:0055114 - oxidation-reduction process [Evidence IEA]) gives MIGFKSAILLLLLHAAFGSAYRWYNWQFEVTCQSDAYITPIDEDAAADFLQQQFAEGSHIKVVGNGHGFGNLTQCVDLSLTKKPTYIVSLVNLKKLHIDKKSMTVTFGAGWDVDDLTQELKANDLSFNHLGVERVQNFVGAASTGTHGSGSNIGNIATQIVGLRVLDAQGKLRVINENNNPEELKAFRISLGALGLITEMTIKVQPTYRVKKTTKVMNATSDYNQMYKQIAQLYKEHDRMTVWGPHFDWNEKTKNWDLEPTYFLSYWEPTNYTGASNCTLNYCANGCGDCKKEYICYDEVSDSVSCPPQGVCNSLFYAEIEHFLPIEYYAEAAANYTRLQQSQTPRMTGPSNKQMVIQHRTLHGDDAYMSPVNTYNLDPSLSGVFGVIEIDWIQEYDSYETLWQNQELAYEFLPKFGETYNARPHWNKMNAPDAEYMKGQYPKLPQFLEIQKRQDPKCQFVNEFLVSQLGITRCEDYLS, from the coding sequence ATGATCGGTTTCAAGTCCGCTATCCTACTCCTACTGCTACACGCGGCCTTCGGTTCTGCCTACCGGTGGTACAACTGGCAGTTTGAGGTCACTTGCCAGTCTGACGCGTATATCACTCCTATAGATGAGGATGCAGCCGCAGACTTCCTTCAACAACAATTCGCTGAAGGTTCTCACATCAAAGTCGTCGGAAACGGTCATGGGTTTGGAAATCTCACCCAATGTGTGGACCTGAGTCTTACGAAAAAGCCGACCTACATCGTGTCCCTCGTCAACCTGAAGAAACTTCACATCGACAAGAAGAGCATGACTGTGACGTTcggcgctggctgggatgTGGATGACCTTACGCAGGAACTAAAGGCGAATGACCTGTCCTTTAACCaccttggtgttgagcgCGTTCAGAACTTCGTCGGTGCTGCCTCGACTGGTACTCATGGCTCCGGCTCTAACATTGGAAACATTGCCACCCAAATTGTTGGACTGCGTGTTTTGGATGCGCAGGGCAAGCTTCGGGTCATCAACGAGAACAACAACCCTGAAGAGTTGAAAGCCTTCCGTATCAGTCTCGGAGCGTTAGGCCTCATCACCGAGATGACTATCAAGGTGCAGCCTACATACCGCGTGAAGAAGACAACAAAGGTCATGAACGCCACCTCCGACTATAATCAGATGTACAAGCAAATCGCACAGCTCTACAAGGAACACGACCGCATGACCGTCTGGGGCCCGCATTTCGACTGGaacgagaagacgaagaactGGGACCTGGAGCCTACCTACTTCCTGTCTTACTGGGAGCCGACAAACTACACCGGTGCCAGTAATTGTACCCTCAACTACTGCGCCAATGGCTGCGGAGACTGCAAGAAGGAGTACATCTGTTACGACGAAGTGAGCGACTCTGTCTCCTGCCCTCCCCAGGGAGTCTGCAACAGCCTCTTCTATGCCGAGATCGAACACTTCCTTCCAATCGAGTACTACGCAGAGGCTGCTGCGAACTACACCCGGCTCCAGCAGTCCCAGACGCCGCGCATGACGGGGCCTTCGAATAAGCAGATGGTTATCCAGCACCGGACGCTACACGGTGACGATGCATACATGTCCCCCGTGAACACGTATAATCTGGACCCGAGCCTCAGCGGGGTCTTTGGTGTTATCGAAATCGACTGGATCCAGGAGTATGATAGCTATGAGACGCTTTGGCAGAACCAGGAGCTTGCGTATGAGTTTCTGCCCAAGTTTGGCGAGACTTATAATGCTCGTCCGCACTGGAATAAGATGAATGCCCCGGATGCGGAGTATATGAAGGGGCAGTATCCGAAGTTGCCTCAGTTTTTGGAGATTCAGAAACGTCAGGATCCGAAGTGCCAGTTTGTTAATGAGTTTTTGGTCTCGCAGCTTGGGATTACACGCTGTGAGGATTATCTCTCATAG
- a CDS encoding uncharacterized protein (CAZy:GT90;~COG:S;~EggNog:ENOG410PGM0;~InterPro:IPR006598;~TransMembrane:1 (i12-33o)), with amino-acid sequence MIWGRLGRYNLLAGVAFLAFLSILMTIFVFRLYSDEGGTTIFAPPGDTGYADSGSTDSPPTHDGAPPMKHRIDWLIHDAEREWERLLLQRSHRLEDAARQYRKRRARHPPPGFDKWFAFAQEKNATIIEDLFDQIYTDISPYWAIKPQEMRRRAAGWEPRIILRNHTLNGVGTTGPGWMDGWSNLISTIAQFLPDMDIPVNGMDEPRLIIPWENLTESIAQDRANQLFIPSEAAIDEYMTLPPFDPEHPPESAMPPFLGADHAFWEIMRHACPPESPGRTSNIPKLDFEHPPPEFYHYRNFSSTGYVEDFERSKDPCWRAEFQALHGSFIEPVSTSTSHELVPLFGGSKLTVNNEILIPPVMYWADNPLFSGGADHGGPWAEKRDGVVWRGIASGGRNRLDTWTGYQRHRLLSMLNGTQVAQTAGSSSHGVNFRQPNYEYYNVWAGLDNALPQWLDEHVDAGFLDLACGPDTPHDGPHCPYSDPYYTLASPMPMNEMFNYKYLPDVDGNSFSGRYRGFLLSTSLPIKATVYKEWHDTRLIPWAHFVPMDSLYMDLYGILSYFIGYGEHEGHDAQAEKIAMNGKKWAEAVLRPEDMQVYMLRLLLEYARLSDDRRDQLAYVGDMGET; translated from the coding sequence ATGATTTGGGGAAGGCTAGGCCGGTACAATCTGCTGGCCGGTGTGGCCTTTCTCGCCTTTCTGTCCATTTTGATGACCATCTTTGTCTTCCGACTATACTCTGACGAAGGCGGAACCACCATCTTCGCACCCCCAGGCGACACAGGCTACGCCGACAGCGGTAGCACCGACAGCCCTCCCACCCACGATGGCGCTCCCCCGATGAAGCACCGGATAGACTGGCTGATCCATGACGCCGAGCGAGAATGGGAGCGTCTGCTCCTGCAGCGGTCGCACCGACTCGAAGACGCCGCCAGACAATATCGCAAGCGACGAGCCCGCCATCCCCCGCCGGGTTTTGACAAATGGTTCGCGTTCGCGCAGGAAAAGAATGCCACCATCATCGAGGACCTGTTCGACCAGATATATACTGATATCAGCCCGTACTGGGCCATCAAACCACAGGAAATGCGCCGCAGAGCCGCCGGGTGGGAACCCCGGATCATCCTACGCAACCACACACTGAATGGAGTCGGCACCACCGggcctggatggatggaCGGCTGGTCGAATCTGATATCGACTATCGCGCAGTTTCTGCCAGATATGGACATCCCCGTgaatgggatggatgaaCCCCGTCTGATCATCCCATGGGAAAACCTCACCGAGTCCATCGCCCAAGACCGCGCAAACCAACTCTTCATCCCCTCCGAAGCCGCCATTGACGAATATATGACCCTTCCTCCCTTCGACCCCGAGCACCCCCCAGAAAGTGCCATGCCTCCATTCCTAGGCGCGGACCACGCCTTCTGGGAGATCATGCGCCATGCCTGCCCCCCCGAAAGCCCCGGACGGACGAGCAACATCCCTAAGCTGGACTTCGAACACCCACCCCCCGAATTCTACCACTACCGCAACTTCTCGAGCACTGGCTACGTCGAGGACTTTGAACGGTCGAAGGACCCCTGCTGGCGCGCAGAATTCCAAGCCCTGCACGGTTCCTTCATCGAACCGGTCTCCACCTCTACCTCGCACGAACTCGTCCCACTCTTCGGCGGCTCAAAGCTCACAGTCAACAACGAGATCCTCATACCCCCAGTAATGTACTGGGCGGACAACCCGCTATTCTCCGGCGGAGCAGACCATGGCGGGCCCTGGGCAGAGAAAAGAGACGGCGTAGTATGGCGCGGAATCGCCAGCGGGGGGCGCAATCGCCTGGACACTTGGACAGGATACCAGCGACACCGACTACTCTCCATGCTAAACGGGACTCAAGTAGCACAGACGgccggatcttcttcacacGGTGTCAACTTCCGGCAGCCAAACTACGAGTACTACAACGTCTGGGCCGGTCTCGATAACGCCTTACCACAATGGCTCGACGAACATGTCGACGCAggcttcctcgacctcgccTGCGGGCCCGACACACCACACGATGGACCTCACTGCCCATACTCAGATCCGTACTACACACTCGCCAGCCCAATGCCCATGAACGAGATGTTCAACTACAAATACCTCCCCGACGTCGACGGGAACTCATTCAGCGGGCGATACCGGGGCTTCCTCCTTTCCACGTCCTTGCCCATCAAGGCCACCGTGTACAAGGAGTGGCACGATACGCGCCTCATTCCGTGGGCGCATTTTGTGCCGATGGACTCGCTGTATATGGACCTGTACGGGATACTCAGCTACTTCATCGGGTATGGCGAGCACGAAGGGCATGACGCACAGGCGGAGAAGATCGCGATGAATGGGAAGAAATGGGCCGAAGCAGTACTGCGGCCGGAGGATATGCAGGTCTATAtgttgaggctgctgctggagtaTGCGCGGTTGAGCGATGATAGACGGGATCAACTTGCCTATGTGGGTGATATGGGCGAGACATGA
- a CDS encoding flavin-containing monooxygenase (COG:P;~EggNog:ENOG410PJRR;~InterPro:IPR036188) — protein sequence MAASQQSPVVDTKKLEDVRKRYTEEANKRLKPEGSSQFIQLTQTDEARLRALAEDPWVDHTALNAKTSPIEHNGTYRFFVLGAGLGGLQYAVRLIDDGIATTDEIRLIDAAGGFGGTWYWNRFPGLHCDVESYVYLPLLEQTGYIPTHKYAPGREIREHAERIAQKWNLADKTLFRTDIDSVEWDDRSQLWIVNSVERRGPADPIKRTFRAQYVYLAAGVLTRPQVPSIPGLLSFSGSIFHTARWNYAVSGGSQSNQELTGLKGKKVAVVGTAATAISVIPEVAKFAKELYVIQRTPAYVKPRGQRPTDLDHFNSKIGGEKGWQYKRQLNLNTFITNSAPPDLENLVNDGWTDMPAYSAIVGSPNNRPLDPTPENLEKHSDTFHALDLPHMEAIRGRIDDIVKDPATAAKLKPWYPSWCKRPTFSDIYLHTFNRPNVHLVDTDGKGPSKITPTGIVVGETEYPVDIIIFGTGYRVPTAGSGSPAARTGVNVTGRNGQSLDEKWQANGAATLHGYATNGFPNLFFSGTSQATITGNNIFMLGLIARHIAYMIERAERRVGPGNRAIIEVDREAEEAHTREILQRAPFFSVLAGCTPGYFNSHGDSVNITDPKEKEKRAKAVTWSEGAASFLRYIEGWREEGSLKGLSIEPARQVQARL from the coding sequence ATGGCAGCCTCTCAACAATCTCCGGTGGTCGACACAAAAAAGCTTGAAGATGTTCGCAAGCGATATACCGAAGAAGCCAACAAGCGCCTCAAGCCCGAAGGTTCATCGCAGTTCATCCAGTTAACACAAACAGATGAAGCAAGATTGCGAGCACTCGCCGAAGATCCATGGGTCGACCACACTGCCCTAAACGCCAAAACATCGCCCATCGAACACAACGGCACTTATCgattcttcgtcctcggagCAGGGCTTGGTGGCCTCCAGTATGCCGTTCGTTTAATCGACGATGGAATTGCCACGACCGACGAGATCCGTCTTATCGACGCCGCTGGAGGATTCGGCGGGACTTGGTACTGGAATCGATTCCCTGGTCTGCATTGCGATGTGGAGAGCTATGTTTATCTGCCCTTGCTTGAGCAGACGGGGTATATACCAACCCACAAGTATGCGCCTGGAAGAGAAATCCGCGAGCATGCGGAGCGCATTGCGCAAAAGTGGAATCTGGCGGATAAGACGCTCTTTCGCACGGATATTGACAGTGTGGAATGGGATGACCGGTCCCAGCTCTGGATTGTCAATAGTGTAGAGCGTCGTGGGCCTGCAGATCCGATTAAACGGACGTTTCGGGCGCAGTATGTttatcttgctgctggagttCTCACTCGACCGCAGGTTCCAAGTATTCCCGGTTTGCTGTCCTTCTCAGGCTCCATATTCCATACTGCGCGGTGGAACTACGCTGTTTCTGGGGGCTCGCAGTCAAATCAAGAACTCACTGGCTTGAAGGGCAAGAAGGTCGCCGTGGTTGGAACAGCTGCGACTGCCATCTCAGTGATTCCAGAGGTTGCGAAGTTTGCAAAAGAACTGTATGTCATCCAGCGGACACCGGCATACGTGAAACCGCGTGGCCAGCGACCGACAGACCTCGACCACTTCAACAGTAAGATCGGAGGCGAGAAGGGCTGGCAATACAAGCGACAGCTGAATCTGAACACTTTCATCACGAACTCGGCACCACCAGACCTTGAAAACCTGGTCAATGATGGCTGGACTGACATGCCAGCATACTCGGCTATAGTTGGTTCTCCCAACAACAGGCCCCTGGATCCAACGCCTGAGAACCTCGAAAAGCACTCGGACACATTTCACGCCCTGGATCTACCGCACATGGAAGCAATTCGGGGTCGAATCGACGATATTGTCAAAGATCCCGCCACAGCCGCCAAGTTGAAGCCCTGGTATCCCTCCTGGTGCAAGCGTCCAACATTCAGCGATATTTACCTGCACACCTTCAACCGGCCCAATGTGCACCTAGTCGACACAGACGGAAAGGGCCCGTCCAAGATCACACCGACTGGCATCGTCGTAGGTGAGACGGAGTACCCAGTGgacatcatcatcttcggcaCCGGATACCGAGTCCCAACAGCAGGAAGCGGGAGTCCAGCCGCACGAACTGGTGTCAATGTAACCGGTCGCAATGGCCAGTCCCTAGATGAGAAATGGCAGGCTAATGGGGCAGCTACACTGCATGGTTATGCGACAAATGGATTCCCGAATCTGTTTTTCTCTGGGACTAGCCAGGCTACTATAACCGGGAACAATATCTTCATGCTTGGTTTGATAGCGAGGCATATCGCGTATATGATCGAGCGAGCGGAGAGGCGTGTTGGTCCGGGCAATAGGGCTATCATTGAGGTGGAccgtgaagctgaagaggcTCATACAAGGGAGATTTTGCAGCGGGCTCCGTTCTTTTCGGTCCTGGCTGGCTGTACCCCGGGATACTTTAATAGCCATGGAGACAGCGTCAATATCACGGAtccgaaggagaaggagaagcgggCAAAGGCTGTTACTTGGTCAGAGGGGGCAGCGTCTTTTCTGAGGTATATCGAGGGCTGGCGGGAGGAGGGATCTTTAAAGGGGCTCTCTATTGAGCCAGCTAGACAGGTTCAAGCCCGGCTGTGA
- a CDS encoding uncharacterized protein (InterPro:IPR025851;~PFAM:PF14435): MSPCYVLGSKMPTFLDLPHEILLWVYQSLDNVPDAIHLARSCRLLSHIFDRPQSRRKILLSIIDNTIGTPSPDKTWLEAQFGTGSLWKPEESEIPPELADAETRTFLTTVGFPVTKIQCADFDSTHLSREERRLECYDGDELYGQRHPDDDSPPTNHCFHFGSVGEWMMMVSGDDGVVSLYDPSGWDHADGYQGTVAFSLESFAVLLGMLAGVADKLDPATDVGDDEDDGEEVRKAIVNSLRERMVDYDDCVFDGCKFWDEFFECFLE, from the exons ATGAGCCCATGCTATGTTCTCGGCAGCAAAATGCCCACGTTCCTGGATCTTCCCCATGAGATCCTTCTCTGGGTCTATCAAAGCTTGGACAATGTCCCTGATGCCATTCACCTCGCCAGATCATGCAGATTACTATCCCACATCTTCGACCGCCCCCAGAGCCGACGGAAAATCCTGCTTTCAATCATA GACAATACAATAGGGACACCAAGCCCTGATAAAACCTGGCTCGAAGCGCAATTCGGCACCGGCTCTCTATGGAAACCTGAAGAATCCGAGATACCGCCCGAACTGGCGGATGCCGAGACAAGAACCTTCTTGACGACTGTCGGGTTTCCCGTAACCAAGATCCAATGCGCTGACTTTGACTCTACGCATCTATCCAGAGAGGAGAGGCGTCTAGAGTGCTATGACGGCGACGAACTGTATGGCCAGCGCCACCCTGACGATGACTCCCCTCCCACTAACCATTGTTTCCATTTCGGGAGCGTTGGGgagtggatgatgatggtgagtggggatgatggggtggTGTCTCTCTATGACCCTAGTGGTTGGGACCACGCGGATGGGTATCAGGGCACGGTTGCATTTTCGCTGGAGAGTTTTGCCGTTCTGTTGGGAATGCTGGCGGGGGTTGCAGACAAGCTGGATCCGGCGACGGATGtgggcgatgatgaggacgacggaGAAGAGGTGCGAAAGGCTATTGTCAATAGcttgagggagaggatggtAGACTATGACGATTGTGTGTTTGATGGGTGCAAGTTTTGGGATGAGTTTTTTGAGTGTTTCCTGGAGTAG